Within the Thalassophryne amazonica chromosome 19, fThaAma1.1, whole genome shotgun sequence genome, the region aaaccgtctcagggaagctcatctgcatgctcgtcatcctcatcgggttctcgacctgactccagttcatcgtcataaccgacttgagtgggcaaatgctcacattcgctggcgtttggcatgttggagaggtgttctcttcacggatgatgcaaggagagtgttgcactgcatgaggcaaatggtggtcacaccagatactgactggtatccccgccaataaaacaaaactgcacctttcagagtggcctttattgtgggcagtctaaggcacacctgtgcactaatcatggtgtctaatcagcatcttggtatggcacacctgtgaggtgggatggattatctcagcaaaggagaagtgctcactatcacagatttcaactggtttgtgaacaatatttgagggaaatggtgatattgtgtatgtggaaaaagttttagatctttgagttcatctcatacaaaataggagcaaaaccaaaagtgttgcgtttatatttttgttgagtatatataaagcCTGCATGATGCTGCCCagaggttttctatagagaccttaTGTATAGTCTATGATAGAGACTTggaacagctgatatgaagcTTGTGtctgggtgtcaccatgttgtcaacAGCAGGGCGATGGACTTAATGTATAAAAGGGTGGCTCTGTGTGCGTGACGATAAAAGCCCAAACACGCCCCTCTCTGATTCCGAACCACGTAAGCTAACAGACTAGCCTCAGGTtgagtgtttattaaatcatctaATGAGGCTTAACAGATCAGGCTACTGAAAGCTGCTAAAAGTGTTAACACCATTAGCATAAAACATTAAATAAGAATTTCACTCAGCACAAATGTCTTTGATGATGTTAgcacatttcaccacacaagaagccatattattccaggtatttgtaataaaatactccaagcgGCAAACACAGATTCCACAACAGTGAGTAAGTTCAGGGGATTCTTGAGTTACGGTGGGACGTACGAGAGGCGGAGTCACTGGGCTCTGCCACTAACACTCAAAGTGACTACGCCCCGACATCTGAAACTAACAAGTTACAAAAAATATCACCCTCAGGCTTAAACGTGTTTATTTCTGCACTAAAATAGGACATTTTAGcatggactcctatgggaatgtgctctgttttggagtcaGCTCAAGAGGCCAGTCAAGGAATTGCAGCATTTTCCACTTCCACCAGCACTTCATCTGATGTCATCGAAGGCAATCACAATCGCAACCTCAGcagatgggtgattctttaactacgggtactattggccttgtaatgtaatttccaccacaccattgccttaccatataaagcgccttggggcaactgtttgttgtgatttggcgctatatacatttgctctgatgtcactgtttatctccatagaaactacccaaacaatcttcatacaactgtttaaagggacattacagtgttgtggtggaaattacggcaatagtgtgggactacattttgtttaaaaaatcacaacagttgtatgacattgaataccccaattatgtttgattattttactgatattttattcagagatattttaaaacattagaaaaaacgtttttttttaccattcatttttaatcattgaagatcaaatgtctgggtgtgggacaagcacaaacggcaatatttgcatataatgatgctgaaaaaaggtgaaaaagtcatcatagactactagaacaaatttcttaacacactttcattgtaaagataactacaaaagtgtgaaattttcccTTTTTCATACAAtacgatcaaaggacataataagtgcccgtagtctaagaatcacccagatatAGTTGCAAAAGTACCATCATCTCATAATGAATTACTCAGAGATCTGTTTGTGGCTAACAGATGCATTCCCTTCCTGGATTTCTCTAATAAagaaaaatacacatttattctGCAGTCTGTGATTTCTCAACTGCATTGGTTACATTTTGGGGAACACTGAACCTGGCTGAGAGAAAAATCGACAATGCTGGCACATCAAGTGCCTCCACCAACCACCAAGAAACTGTTGTGTGTATTTGAATATTTGCATTTATCATATTTGCAGATGCTAACATCAGTCTTGGGTTAACATCAGCAAATGAGCCACTTGCAGTGTTGGAATAACTGGACACATAAGAAAAGGCAGCTTTGGTTTTATTTATCGTTTTTACATTGAACATAAAGAAAAACTGTAGCTGTGAGTGAAGGTAAACTAATATTGTTACATCTTCACCATATTTAAAATTCACTGTGTTGGATGTAGAAAAAGCTTTAGTGCCCCCCTAGTGGCAGAAACACAAAACACAGCGGCAGACTGCAGATTCTGACCATTTTTGAAGTGATGAGTAAAAGCTACAGGTTGCATCATTTTTAACCAGGATTGTCTCATTAAACAAATATATGTTTTCCCCCATTACAACACTATGAAAGATACGATAATCACATTTAAACTGACACATAATGGCTTCAAATGCCACATATAAAAGTCCCCAAAGACATTGCGTATTGGTTGCATAAGAGTTTTAATAACTCGCTAAGGCCTTAAAACGGTAACATTTTACTTATTTAAATACCGTCAGTGTCCTATTTTTGGATCTGACATCTTAAAGGCCAATGCTGTGATTAAACACAATTAACTAATGAACAAGAAACAAAATATGAAGCGGAAAAGACAGTTTAGAAAATACCAAAGACAGATACTATGGTTATAAAAACCTTTAACATTACTGCAACACCAGCCATTATAAATGGcttaaagaccatgttttctgcAGTTTAACAAACTCTTCAAGTGTTGATACATATCACAAACTATACTTCTAAGTCACATaagcaaatacaaaaagtaatcaGTAGTTCTGTGTCTCATGCGTGGTCTTTATACAACAGTAAAATGTGAAAATTTAACACGAGCATTTCCACCAGGTAACTCTAAACGGATTGTAATAGCAAAATATCTacgataaatacaaaaaatatttgAGGCTATACTGTATTTGGCATCCTAGCCTTAGAATTAGACAAAGAGAAGAATTCAAAATAAAGCAAagacccaaaaacaaacaaacaaaaaaaggtttTCACATTGCAAGATatcaacaaataaaaacaaaatcccattttttcccctcagcGTTTGAGACGAGGACTCCTGAACTTTGGTTTCTTGAAGTAAAAGATACTCTGACTGCATAAGGCACTTTTACTCTACTCAGATAAATCAAATCTGGCGGGAAAACCTGAAACTTAAGTCATTCATGCAACCAAAACACGGACTTAAAATTCACATTGCAGCGTAACACTTTTACCAGATTGTCTCTCGCTGGTGCTGAAGTTTGACGCTTCATGTTGAGTCCAGCCAACATTTCAGTCtctcaacaacaaaataaaaacctgGCATCGCCGCATCCAGGAGTTTATATGAGAACGTGCGCGATGTAACGGTGTTACTTATGCAATACTCTGTTCGACATGTAACTGGAGCGAGCATAATGCTGCGCTAAACCTGTCTGAACCTGGTAGCAGATTTGCAGCTTGTATGTTGTGTTATGATCAGGTAGGTCTCAGACACCTGCCCCTGCAGACCTGCCCCCCGTGGCTCATGCGTTCAGAGCACTGGTTTCCATTATCATCACATTCGGGTTCTCGTCGTGCCAAACGGTTTACCGCCGCCCAGAGTCGCTCGTTCTCCTTCCTCTGCTCACTGATCTGGAGACAAGCAGAACACAAACCTGGTGTTACTCATTCACACAGACTAATGTCAACTCTGAGCacgcggggggtggggggtgggtggaTTACCTGCTTCTCCAGCATCTGGATCCTGATCTCTTGACGAGCTACCATCTCTCGAAGCTGCAAAATAAGCTTTGTCAGACTGTGCGACATTACAATGCATTGTGCCTGATGCGCCAGTTACCTGCTCCACCTCGTTACTCGCTGAGCAGCATGACCCTGAGTCCCCTCTTCTGCAGACTTCAGGCGTCTCCAGTCCGTTCAATTTGTCAGAACTCATTCTTGTAGTCTGCGGAATTGTGAAGCGCAGATGCAGCATACGCATTTCAAAATGCAGTGTTACGCTGAGCGAAATTATTTACACCTGACAGTTCATGTCAAGCAGATCAGTGCAAACAAGGATAGTGGCATTACCGACAGGTCTTTCTTACTGCCCACTGCTGCTGCAGCAGCTTTCAGATCTCGCAGATCTTCATAAGGGAGGGTGGTGCTCTTGGTGTAAGAGTTGGGCGGGTCAGGTGTGAATGGTTGGGAATTTTCTGGCATCGGGATGAACTCTGCATCCTCAAGCTCCTAGTAGACAAGTATCAATAAGACGTATTTCAGTCCCGGGCATGCTTTGGTCTAGtgcactgagacacctgtgtaacaatgatctagaACCCTGAAAGGTcttaaatacaggaatggatgtagattaacaaattaaatgaagatggctacataaaacatgaaatatcttggcttcatactgtctgcaatgaaataatttgtttgcattttccatattgtctcaACTTTTCTGTAATTTGGGGTTGTACTACCACCTTCCCCTTTAATATTATTCATTAATAAATAAAGTGACTATTTTTGTGTTGTTGAGACAAGTGGAAAAAGAAGAGTTCAGTTTTAACAACTATACCGCAGCCGCTGTGGCAGATGCCACTCTTCCACCTTTTTCTCTCAGTTTCTGAAgcaaacctttaatgttttcattacAAACCTTTCGAAGCCAAAGAGGGCAAGAGCTGTCACCAGTCTGGTTTGCCATGGACATCATCGGTGTTTTCATGAGGCACTCTTCAGTATCAACTTCCAGAGTACCTCCAAGGCCCCTGTCACGACATTCGGTCTCTGAACCGGGTTCCATTTCCATATCTACTGTGGATGTAGATGCTTCCTGACCCAATCCTGGATTTGTAGACCAATATTAAACACAACAAATGTAGACTTGGTCATTCAGAAAAACCAACAAGTACTTGAACCAGGTCCAAAGAAAAGCATTTACCTATAGACACTCCACTGCTGTTAGAGCGAATTGTCTTGGAGTTGAGCACTTTCTctgaaaagaaaaaggaaatcGGAATTTTAATTTCGACTTCTGGTATAACATTATACTACAGAAATGTCAGGTGGCCATGTCTGACCCATTATAATAATGGTGTGCCATCCACGACAGGAGAGGTCCGGCACATGGTGGAGCGAGCCAAAGATGGGCCTTGGCATGGCAGGACAAACCTCAGAGCCAAACCCCTTGTCGGCAGGCATTCCAAGTCGGCCATTTCCTGCATTTCCCCATGCGAAGATGTGATTGTCTGCCAGAATCAAAGAGAGGAAAATTTTATGACTCTGAAGACAAAATCCTGTTAGACAAGTTGGTGTCATCTACTGTATTTTGCAGAGTATAAGTCACGCCTTTCTCTGTATGTGGAACTTGCTTTGTAACACAGTGTTCCCTGGGGGCGAATTTAAGCACAGACAGGAGCTCAGTGTAGCACAAGTGCACACCACATCCTGTGCTgttacataaggacttttaaattacaaaaataagcaagatggacaagtaGACATGcgctggacaacatattggatgttatctgATGCAGTCTGGAAAACAGAAATCATCAGATGGATACAGACTGATGGCCCACAGCAACACGGAAAAGTGAACAGTGGATTCaagcaggaagccctcagcttgtggtgtgtaacaTAAGGAATGTTAAATTCCAAACATAAGAAAGATGGAcaaatattggatgttatttggtaCAGTTTGGACAAATGAAATTGTCTGATGAACACAGACTGCTGGCTCACATCGTTGGAAACACTACAAAGAAAACATGAGTCCattagattgttttttttttccttcccactgtagccaagtgcttgctcacagggggtcgttttgaccgttggggttttacataattattgtatggccttgccttacaatataaagcgccttggggcaactgtttgttgtgatttggcgctatataaaaaaaattgattgattgattgattaataattcCATGAATTTTACATTATaatctggaaaaaaacaaaacaaatgactaTTGATGCATGACAGTGTTTGCACCTTCAGTTGCTGCAATGGTAAAACCGTCTCCACAAGACACTTTGTTCACAATCTTTCCTCCAAAGGGACCAACAAGGACTTGGACTCCTTGGTGTTTCTTGAAGTCCTTTACACCCAGCTGTCCAAACTTGTTGCAACCAAAGGTGATCAATCGTCCGCGTCCTGAAAAGTAAAAAATATCAGGAAATGAAATTTTGTTAATTTAAACTTCTCTGTTTGAGAAAAATATCAGCTGTTTCGCTGTACCATCAATAGCAGCAGTGTGGGTCTTCCCTGGAGCTATGACCTGAATCTTGAACCGTGACAGCTGCTTAACCAAGGTGAGTGTGGTGGTGTACGGGATCCCCTGGTAGGTCTGGTGTGATGTAGAGTGAGAAAAAAAGAACTTAAAGTGTATTTGTATTTTACATTGAATAGCAGAAGTTCAAGTGTAGCACTGTACCTCTCCAGGGTGGTTTTTGATACCAGAAATACTCTGGTTCAAACCCAACTTGTTGAATTCATTGTTTCCACATGCCAGGACTTTGCCTGTTTCTGTCAAAAAGAAGGTGCCATCGCTGCCACATGATACAGAAGAGATGGTGGCACCTTTGGGGATGTCAACCTGGTAAAACCAGAAAGATGTTGTACAAGGATGTCTACAAATgcaattgttttgttgttgttgttgatctgCTATTTGATTTGCTTCAGCAACACTGTACATCTTACGGAATCCTGTAATGCAAAATCATCTACAAATATAGAAATAACCTCTTACTTGCATTGGTGTAGAAAAGTCATCTTCACATTCCAACCCAAGACGCCCTGAAGCAAGTTGGCAATGAGTCAAACATAAACCTGAACAGCAACTTTGACTGACAGTACTCATGATGACTCCATGTTGAGGCAAAACAGAACCTGACACAAACGTTGCTACAGTACATACAGCAAACCTATATACCGTATTCTCCACAGCCCCAGGAGTAGATCTCCCCACTCTGAGTCAAAACCACCACATGATTGTCGCCACATGAAACGTGGTAGATGGGTCGTTCCTCAAAAAACTCCAGGGGCACTGGCTCCAAAACCTCCATACCCTTCGCTCGCTCAATCCCAATACAGCCGTAATAATCAGACCCAAACATGTACATCTGGCCCTCATCTGCAAAAGCAGCAGCACCAGAAGGTTCATTAGAACCTGTGGCTTTctgcatttaatttatttgcCTCAGAATGTTTATTTACTCACCAGTTATGCAGGCGGTAAAGTCCGCCCCACATGCCACCTGACGGATGGCCTTTCCTTGGAGCGTCTCAACCTTCTTCGGTTGTCTGTATGATGCCTGGTCCCCGTGTCCCAGCTGGCCCACCATCTTGGCCCCGCCTTGTACATTCTAGACAGAGTGTTGAGAAAATTCTTTGTGGTGGAACATGAAAGCTATAGGATCAAGCATATCTGGTGGAATTACAGATGTTCCAATCACGTTTTTCTGCCAAATCTCAAATTTCGCCCTTTATTACTGACCACCTGCCAAAAGAGTTTTTAGTTAGATTTCAATCTAACTGTGGAAGTGGTTTTCATTCTCAACTGGACCAGAAAATCCACCCAGTCATGAGGTACTTGTCTCAAAGCCGAGATGTCAGTGTCAGCAGACTTAGTATGGTGGGACAGACATCCCTGTAGGACCTCCTAAAGTGTATCCAGACCAGATGGGACATGTAATCCCTCACAGCTTGTTGTCTGGGTCTCTTCCCAGTTGGTTATGCTACAAAAACCTCTAAAGGGAGCAATCCAGAGGACATCAGAATCTGACACACTGGTACCACTAAGGTTCCTCAGCCTGATACAAAACACTTTAATATAATTAGATTTTCACAGGTTTAATTTGGAGAGTTTTTATATGCAGAAGTCATAACTGCAGAAACAAGGTCGTGCAAGTGTTCTCAACCTATGAACTGCAGAGGCATCGCACCTGTGAAATACATCAAAAATAAAGGCCAAAATCTGCTTGCATCACTCTGCTGCCCATTTTGTAAACTGACCATTGTTTTAATGAGTGCAAAAACCTATTTATGACACCTCTCAAGTAATCAagactaaattaataaaatgttggaCATATACCAGATTTCATAAAATACCCACAGCCTCCATGGCAGTGAAATGCATGGGTGGCAtataaaattatggaatcactggcctcggacgatgttcattcagttgtttggcaactttttggctttaagaaacactataagaaatcaggaaaaaaaaattgtggtagtcagtaacagttacttttttagaccaagcagagggaaaaaaatatggaatcactcaattctgaggaaaaaaattctggaatcatgaaaaacaaaagaacgctccaacacatcactagtattttgttgcaccacctctggcttttataacagcttgcagtctctgaggcatggacttaatgagtgacaaacagtactctgaatcaatctggctccaactttctctgactgctgttgtcagatcagctttgcaggttgaagccttgtcatggaccattttcttcaacttccaccaaagattttcaactggattaagatccggactatttgcaggccatgacactgaccctatgtgtctttttgcaaggaatgttttcacagcttttgctctatggcaagatgcattatcatcttgaaaaatgatttcatcatccccaaacatcctttcaattgatgggataagaaaagtgtccaaaatatcaatgtaaacttgtacatttattgatgatgtaatgacagccatctccccagtgcctttacctgacatgcagccccatatcatcattgactgtggaaatttacatgttctcttcgggcagtcatctttataaatctcattggaacggcaccaagcaaaagttccagcatcatcatggagaagaaatggcgtctcactaatttagaagatcttcacttagcctggaaaaagagtctgttgctctataaaaaagccctccataaagctaggacatcttactactcatcactaattgaagaaaataagaacaaccccaggtttcttttcagcactgtagccaggctgacaaagagtcagagctctattgagccgagtattcctttaactttaactagtaatgacttcatgactttctttgctaataaaattttaactattagagaaaaaattactcataaccatcccaaagacgtatcgttatctttggctgctttcagtgatgccggtatttggttagactctttctctccgattgttctgtctgagttattttcattagttacttcctccaaaccatcaacatgtctattagaccccattcctaccaggctgctcaaggaagccctaccattaattaatgcttcgatcttaaatatgatcaatctatctttattagttggctatgtaccacaggcttttaaggtggcagtaattaaaccattacttaaaaagccatcacttgacccagctatcttagctaattataggccaatctccaaccttccttttctctcaaaaattcttgaaagggtagttgtaaaacagctaactgatcatctgcagaggaatggtctatttgaagagtttcagtcaggttttagaattcatcatagtacagaaacagcattagtgaaggttacaaatgatcttcttatggcctcagacagtggactcatctctgtgcttgttctgttagacctcagtgctgcttttgatactgttgaccataaaattttattacagagattagagcatgccataggtattaaaggcactgcgctgcagtggtttgaatcatatttatctaatagattacaatttgttcatgtaaatggggactcttcttcacagactaaggttaattatggagttccacaaggttctgtgctaggaccaattttattcactttatacatgtttcccttacgcagtattattagacggcattgcttaaattttcactgttacgcagatgatacccagctttatctatccatgaagtcagaggacacacaccaattagctaaactgcaggattgtcttacagacataaagacatggatgacctctaatttcctgcttttaaactcagataaaactgaagttattgtacttggccccacaaatcttagaaacatggtgtctaaccagatccttactctggatggcattaccctgacctctagtaatactgtgagaaatcttggagtcaatttttatcaggatatgtcattcaatgcgcatattaaacaaatatgtaggactgcttttttgcatttgcacaatatctctaaaattagaaaggtcttgtctcagagtgatgctgaaaaactaattcatgcatttatttcctctaggctggactattgtaattcattattatcaggttgtcctaaaagttccctgaaaagccttcagttaattcaaaatgctgcagctagagtactgacagggactagaaggagagagcatatctcacccatattggcctctcttcattggcttgctgttaattctagaatcaccccaatagagcgcttcgctctcagactgcaggcttacttgtagttcctagggtttgtaagagtagaatgggaggcagagccttcagctttcaggctcctctcctctggaaccagctcccaattcagatcagggagacagacaccctctctacttttaagattaggcttaaaactttcctttttgctaaagcttatacgtagttagggctggatcaggtgaccctgaaccatcccttagttatgctgctatagacttagactgctggggggttcccatgatgcactgagtgtttctttctctttttgctctgtatgcaccactctgcatttaatcattagtgattaatctctgctcccctccacagcatgtctctttcctggttctctccctcagccccaaccagtcccagcagaagactgcccctccctgagcctggttctgctggaggtttcttcctgttaaaagggagtttttccttcccactgttgccaagtgcttgctcacagggggtcgttttgaccgttggggtttttccgtaattattgtatggccttgccttacaatataaagcgccttggagcaactgtttgttgtgatttggcgctatataaataaaattgatttgatttgatcatcaccttgtccaatgcagattcgagattcatcactgaatatgactttcatccagtcatccacagtccacgattgcttttccttagcccattgtaaccttgtttttttctgtttagctgttaatgatggctttcgtttagcttttctgtatgtaaatcccatttcctttaggtggtttcttacagttcggtcacagacgttga harbors:
- the LOC117532315 gene encoding serine/threonine-protein kinase Nek9: MSLDDYERHFDSLNSDLGSGSVVSERSSSGTFNGEEEKLHYIPIRILGRGAFGEAILYRRTEDNSLVVWKEVDLNSLSEKERRDVMNEIKILSILEHNNIIAYFNHFMDKNTLLIELEYCNGGNLYDKINQQKGKLFSEEVVIWYLYQIASAVAHIHKAGILHRDIKTLNIFLTKSDLIKLGDYGLAKKLDSEFSMAETCVGTPYYMSPELCQGAKYNFKSDIWAMGCVLSEVLTLTRTFDATNPLNLCVKIVQGNWTMEVNSNVYSPALIKLVYECLDQDPAKRPTAEQILNQPFISCCRQELEEQVALLNLAMKKPKLTMVTETPVAVVTTRSREVYFWGGGKFTPQKMDTFKGGSSAQHVCAGESHFAVVSVEKELYTWANVQGGAKMVGQLGHGDQASYRQPKKVETLQGKAIRQVACGADFTACITDEGQMYMFGSDYYGCIGIERAKGMEVLEPVPLEFFEERPIYHVSCGDNHVVVLTQSGEIYSWGCGEYGRLGLECEDDFSTPMQVDIPKGATISSVSCGSDGTFFLTETGKVLACGNNEFNKLGLNQSISGIKNHPGETYQGIPYTTTLTLVKQLSRFKIQVIAPGKTHTAAIDGRGRLITFGCNKFGQLGVKDFKKHQGVQVLVGPFGGKIVNKVSCGDGFTIAATEDNHIFAWGNAGNGRLGMPADKGFGSEVCPAMPRPIFGSLHHVPDLSCRGWHTIIIMEKVLNSKTIRSNSSGVSIGLGQEASTSTVDMEMEPGSETECRDRGLGGTLEVDTEECLMKTPMMSMANQTGDSSCPLWLRKELEDAEFIPMPENSQPFTPDPPNSYTKSTTLPYEDLRDLKAAAAAVGSKKDLSTTRMSSDKLNGLETPEVCRRGDSGSCCSASNEVEQLREMVARQEIRIQMLEKQISEQRKENERLWAAVNRLARREPECDDNGNQCSERMSHGGQVCRGRCLRPT